In the genome of Bradysia coprophila strain Holo2 unplaced genomic scaffold, BU_Bcop_v1 contig_232, whole genome shotgun sequence, one region contains:
- the LOC119075852 gene encoding zinc finger protein OZF-like — MEPLQEGLVEEIWIKPEPTDDCLPTTDCRIKSEEEEIDIAEIDPFTATTTFTIHTDVSPELYEQEALIIKSEFGFDNDNDNDESTEHTTSHIHDCKECGKVFSIKSSLSRHLKMHSGEKPFECDICGMRFAQKAHVKPHQMTHTGEKPFECNQCGIHFAYKKSLQCHLQTHSREGTCEKPNPSNECDECGKTFARRATLKIHKLMHAGEAPVFSCTECGKSFPRKSSLTRHLLMHSGEKPFECDICGMRFAQKGHVKPHRRKHTGEKPFECDHCDMNFMYKKSLKQHLRTHRDLIAGYEEEIVVRKIYECDECEETFHRRDNFKWHKLKHLGHVPFQCDQCGKQFFRNDHLVRHKRMHSGEKPFECEICGMRFSQKAHVKPHKLTHTPSDRPFPCDECDKRFVCQSALTKHKKMHETSLTVDDWSFYCVECDTKFTSQSELNKHKLTHGELPFKCECGKAFPRKSSLIRHELVHSGEKPFECDLCGQTFKQKHHVKPHKLTHRDDLIFECDECDKKFARDSALSKHKQLHIAIYRCSLCNATFDQEQPLVQHMKDIHL, encoded by the exons ATGGAACCACTGCAGGAAG GTCTAGTGGAAGAAATATGGATAAAACCCGAGCCAACTGATGACTGTTTACCCACCACTGACTGTCGCATAAAAAGTGAAGAGGAGGAAATCGATATCGCTGAAATTGACCCATTCACTGCAACGACTACGTTCACCATCCACACTGATGTCAGTCCAGAGCTATACGAGCAAGAAGCTTTGATTATTAAGTCGGAATTCGGGTTCGACAATGACAACGACAATGACGAATCCACGGAGCACACAACGTCACACATTCATGATTGCAAGGAATGCGGCAAGGTATTTTCGATCAAATCCAGTCTCAGCAGACATCTGAAAATGCATTCAG GTGAAAAACCCTTCGAATGCGACATTTGTGGAATGCGATTTGCACAAAag GCCCACGTAAAGCCGCACCAAATGACACATACTG GTGAGAAACCCTTCGAATGCAACCAATGCGGCATCCACTTTGCCTACAAAAAGTCGTTGCAATGTCACCTGCAAACCCACAGCCGTGAAGGAACCTGCGAAAAACCGAACCCATCAAATGAATGCGACGAATGCGGGAAAACGTTTGCCAGACGGGCTACGCTAAAGATTCACAAACTGATGCACGCTGGTGAGGCGCCCGTATTTTCGTGCACCGAGTGCGGCAAATCATTCCCACGAAAGTCAAGCCTGACCAGACATCTACTGATGCATTCCG GTGAAAAACCCTTCGAATGCGACATTTGTGGAATGCGATTTGCACAGAAGGGACACGTTAAGCCACATAGGAGAAAACACACTG GTGAAAAACCGTTTGAATGCGATCATTGCGACATgaattttatgtacaaaaaatcgttgaaacaACACTTGAGAACTCATCGCGATCTGATAGCCGGCTATGAAGAAGAGATCGTCGTACGTAAAATCTACGAATGCGACGAATGCGAAGAGACATTCCATCGCCGCGATAATTTCAAATGGCACAAATTGAAGCACCTTGGCCACGTTCCCTTCCAATGTGACCAATGCGGAAAGCAATTTTTCCGGAATGACCATCTTGTCCGCCATAAGCGGATGCATTCAG GTGAAAAACCGTTCGAATGCGAAATTTGTGGAATGCGATTTTCACAGAAGGCCCACGTCAAACCGCACAAATTGACCCACACACCATCCGATCGACCATTTCCGTGCGACGAATGCGACAAGAGATTCGTGTGCCAATCGGCATTGACAAAGCACAAGAAAATGCACGAAACAAGTTTGACTGTGGACGATTGGTCATTTTATTGCGTCGAATGTGACACCAAATTCACCAGCCAATCTGAACTGAACAAACACAAGCTAACGCACGGCGAGCTACCGTTCAAATGCGAATGCGGAAAGGCATTTCCGCGCAAGTCAAGTCTCATCCGACACGAACTCGTTCATTCAG GTGAAAAGCCCTTCGAATGTGATCTGTGCGGTCAGACATTTAAACAGAAACATCACGTCAAACCGCACAAATTGACCCACCGAGACGATCTGATTTTCGAATGTGACGAATGCGATAAGAAATTTGCTCGTGATTCGGCGCTCAGCAAACACAAACAGCTGCACATAGCAATATACCGATGCAGTCTGTGTAATGCTACCTTCGATCAGGAACAGCCATTGGTGCAGCATATGAAGGATATTCATCTGTGA